The DNA window AAGTGTAAACCTACAGTAAATCTaataataaaccaattactccGACCTTAGCTTTGGACCAATTAAAAGCCCTGACATGATCATGACATATTATCACATACATTTGACTTTCTTGCATGATTAAagtccttttttcccctcaatacaAAACATGTATTTGGGGGAGACTATAGTTAGAATAAGAGTAATACCACGAAACTAAAGTTAAAACATAACTTTCTTTCCTTAATAAACTTTGActttgtcataatattatgacttttatcttgaaaaatttgaaaaacaatttttcatcccaccaaaatgtctttaatccTGAAAGatgatgactttattctttgGGCTAAAATATAATATAGTGGTTATGAGGCTTATTGTGCATTTGCTTTGCTCACCTGCGAGCGCCTCGTTGCTCTCGCACGCTCTCTGGGCGTCTCTGCGGCCGACGGCCACCCGGTACTGCAGTTCCGCCCTCTGAGCTTCCCCGCGCTCCACGGAGGACCTGAGCCGGGCGAGCTCTGCGTCCAACGCGCACAgctacaaaacacacacagatggcACTGATGCTACGTGACACTTTTTGCCGGGCATGCGTTCTGACCTGCTGGTTGTGAGTGGACGTCATCTCCAGCTTTTCCTTCTCCAGGCGTTGGATCCTCCTCCTTCCCGTCAGCTTGCTGTCGACTTGCTCTCCTCTTCCTCGCTCCGCATTGCCCGTGTGCCCCCTCGGCTGCTGGGGGGTGCCCAGCTCGGTACTGCTGAggagaaaaaacaacacacgAATGGTGCGACGTGACCACAGGATTGAGGAGCGTGCGGCATCACCTCGGTGTCGTGCCAGCGTTCAGCATCGTCGTCGCTCTCGGTACCGCCTGGGGGGGCGCTCCCCTTTGGTCCTTTGCCTGGTCCTGCATGGTGGCTCCTCGGATGTCAGCGGCAACGCCCTGAACAAGAAGCTTTCCAAATGTTCTTTGCTTTGTGACAGCAAGAGGAGAGAGCGGGGGAACGACTGACTTGCTGTCACGCCTACAGAGAGGGACTTCAGCCCTGGGGATGCTGTTTGGTTGCCATGGCAGCCGGCAAACTGCCTAAACAAACAggcgtctcacacacacaccattataTCTTTGGACATTGTGTGAAGCTCTTTGTCCGATTTTTTTATTCGTAAACCCAACAAGAGACATTTGTTTGTCGACGTCAATGCTTACTTTCACTCCAAACACAAATATCATCAAGCAAAATGCGCCGAATGCTCGACCCACTCAAAATGGAAGGCAAACGCGTACTGATCATGCTAGCAAGAACGATCGGGAGTTAGCAGAGCTTATTTGAAGCAGGGAGTTCAATGGAAGACGTCAAAGACTTAAATAGCATTCGATTTATATCGCTACACTACGGTGAGTATTTCTGAAATTTAATTCATCGTTGAAGCGCTTGTTTATACTTACTGCTGAAATGGAGCCGAGGCCGTTTGAATCCGACGCCATATTGAGTGTCCTTACGCCATTTCCGCCTCAAGCCCTGATTGGCTGCCTGCTAAACTCTGCATTTCCGCGTTTACTTTAAAAGTAAACCTAGTAATCTGCCAATACGTGTCATATTCATGAAGTAGGCTGAATTGATTCATTATATTCCATGTATAGAGATTTTTCTCTGAATTATGTGTTGTGAACAAACACAGGCTCACACAGTATCCAAATGTACCATCTTTTTGAttcaacaaaaccaaacaagcaCTTTCTATTCACTTGTGTTTGACTGACAAATGCAACCATGAAAAAGCAGAActacaaaacatgaaacaatgtCACATATGTACAAGCATTATTCGAGGCAAAACGGTTAAGAGACAACAGCATGTGTGCAAAATATCTCTCCACAAGTCACTCACAACATACAACCAGAGCCCATTTAGtagcaacaaaacaacaaaaccgtGAAACGCGGACTTGAgtacagagaacacttttcagCACCACggaaatgcacaaaaaaaaaaaaaaaacatcaacttccttttttctattGTTTGGCATGATTTTACGCTGATGGCCTTTCACACATTTCAACACCACTAATGTTCatgggtttgttttgttttacagtcaacCACTTTGGTGTCCTTAGTTTTAATTGACAACTGTGACCACAGGAGCACAAGTGCTGTGTGTTgttcacacaacaacaacatacacacacagtagcGTGGCAAACCTATTCTGTCCATGGAAGACACATTCTTACACATACATAGCCACTTTCTATGTGCGGTGTTCCCCCGCATAGTTACGATTTgacctattcacagattttttttttcttgcaacatAGCTTCCAttattcacaaaaaacaaaaaaacaacttaccTATACCAGCTTCATTTCGTCAGGCCATACATAGGTCTGTCTAATTTGCCACCAtctggcatctataggcaattataatcctttttttggggggggtgcttCAATTACTCATGGATTAGCAGGGCAACACTGTAGTATTTGAGCTCTCACTTGGGGGCCCTGTTGTGACAGGTTGTCTGGATTGCGTAATAGCGCGATGAGGATGAGAAAAGATCAAGCCAAGGTGCCAGGTGGACCACCGCCGCCACCTAGGAGGAGGGCTTGGTGTAGCCGAAAAGTCCGACAGGAAGGTACTTGACATGAGTCGGCCACTGGGCGGCCAGCTGGAAGAACTTGACGTCGTTCCACTCGACGCCATCGACGGACACTGAAGGGGTGAGCGACGGAGGAAAACGTCAGCGTGTCAGACTCAATCAAAGGACAGAATTTGATTTCAATAGAGTATTGAAATGGTCAGGTTTACAAGAGCTGAAAGTTCAGTAAAATGGATTAGCTTGTTACCCGCCACAGTCAGTCAGGACGATGACTAGGTCCGACACGGAAGCTATGCTTTTGATTGCCAATTGAAATCGAAAGAACAAACGTTTACCTTTTAGGATGGTCTGCTGCTGCTTGGCCGAGCAGATGAGGCGACTGATGCCTTCGATCACCTGACTCTTGGAGTCCACCTCTCTCTCTTTGGGCTTCTTTCCCAGGAAGATGGTGGCCACTGGGAAGAACAGACACCACGTGAGAGGAACATTCCAGAAAGACAACAAGAGCATTTGACTCCCGTCCCACCTTTTTTGTTCTTCTCCTTGGTCACCACCGTCATGGCCATGGTGCTGACTTGAACGCCGTGAGGCTCGCCTGCCCCGCCGGCGCCCCCGCCCGGCAGCCTGCTGACCTGCAGCGAGCGGAAGGCGCTCTTCAGCGTGTTCTTGCACGCCGCGTCGCGCCGCTCGCCTTCCCGCCTCTTCTCGGCCAGCGACGCCAGCCAGTAGTCCACCTGTAGGCCGATGGCGTCCACGCCGTGCGACATGCCGGGACTCCTGGGAGCGAGCGGCGGGCAGTTAGCCGGGTTAGCGGCACGGCAGGCGCGCACGTGGTCTTACCCCTGCACGGCGACGTTTCCCATGGAGGGGGACGAGGGGGGAGTGGCCGCTTCCTTGATCATCCCTGCGGGGGAGCCGTGGGAGGGAGGGGACGAGGAGGGGACGGCCAAGCTCACGGCGACGCCCTCCTCGGCGTCGCCTTGACAACCAAGAAAAAACAAGCGCAATTACGACGTCATCAAGCGGCCGCCGGTCTGGTGCGTTCGCTCACCGGCCAGCGAGGGTCCGGACTCGATCACGCCCACCTTGACCACCTGCAAAACAGGAAGCGATGTCACCCAAACGGACGGCCTGCGTTTGAGGGCAAAAGACGAGCGCGCGCTTACACCGACGAAGGGAATAAACTTCTGGTAGGAGTCTTCCTCCCGCCTGCAGAGAGACGTTAGCCGTTACTGAGCGCACGGGAAGCGGCGTGCGCGCGGCGGGCGCGTTACTCACGTCCTGTGTTTGCAGGTCAACATGGCCTCGGCAATGGGAAGATGGTGCGTGAGCGTGGCGCCGCCGATGTACTGGGCGATCCTTCCCGCCACGTCCAGTTGGTCTGGACCGATGGTGGGAGTACGTCACGTCATACgtaaggctacgttcacactgcaggtctaTTCCGATTTTTTTGGCCCATATGTGACGGGAATCTGCTTTTTCAAGTCAACgtgaacagtacaattttgCTGGCTGGCTATGCGTCCTCTGCGACTATTTATCACACATTCATAACCGCATGCCATTATGGATGTGGCATTACGGGTGCGACTTTGGTCGGAGACGCAAGGGAGCGGGCCGggttagtgaagtgaggctacattcaaatctcgCAAGCGGTTTTGAAAGTGCAAACTCCTTCGTTAAGTCCGACGCGAGTCAAGGCTCGTGACCACACAGACGACAGAGTGATGACATCGCTGGCGGGGCGttacctgtgggaggggcctcGGAGCGGCTAAAGACATCTCGCCAAGCTCCGTCCAAGAAGGAGGAGCTGTAGCGGTTGTCCAGCGCGCCCAGATGCTTGGCGACGGGATGCGAGCCTGAGGAGGGAACCCGATGACGTCATGAGATGCGGAGGTGGGCGGGGTTTTCAAACGGCGGCCTTGCAGCCTACCAAGAGGAACCACCAGGAAGCGCATGTGGTTGAGCCAGTCCGAGGTCTTGTTGGCCAGCTGCGTCACGAAGAATTGCAAGATGGCGGCCAAGTAACTCTGCCCGCCCACCGCCGCCACCTTCACCGCGCGCGGCATGGACGCATTACAGTTGCAGCTGCGTGTACCCACACAAACAAGCTTTGATTATAAAAACCACAAATCCTGATTTTGAAGACAGGGCGGGAAGTCAAATCCGAGGTGTGAGGTGCCACACGGGAACTCACAACTTCTGGATGCGCGTGAGGATGGCGGACAGGACGGCGTGGATCTCCGCTGGCGAGCACGTGCACACCACCGGCTGCTTGTGCACCTGCAGCTGCTCCAGCACGTActgacacacaacacacacgcgcacacacgctcaGGTGACAAAGTGGGCGCGGACGCGTTGTAGGGCGGGTGTGCCGGGCCTACCTGCCCCTGCCAGTCTCCGCCGTTGACCAGGATGAGGCTCTCCGGGAGGGCCGAGTCAGCCAACAGGATGTGGTTGAGCTGGTCGTACATGGCCTTCCTCAGCACCTGCGCACACGCTCGGTTTAAGGGGCGGCAACCAGCGAGGCGTTAACGGGCGGCCGCGTTTACCGGCGTGCCGTGTCCCAGCTCGGGCGACCTCTCCGAGTCGGAACTGTTGGCACGCTCGCTCGGCGCTTTGGCCTTGACGGGCGTGCTGCTGCTGCGCTTCTGCCTGGAGGGCGTGTGGCCTCCTTCCAACCTGCACACCGAGAGACTTTTTCATGGTGTTTGTCAACAGTAGGCGCCGGGGTATTAAAGACAACGCTCGAGCTTTTGCCATTCGGAGGTAAGTGGCGAAATCGGGCCGCTCAACACAAACACGGCAGGCTGTGCCGGTTACCGGGGCGACGGCACCGTGTGGCTTTCGCTTTTGCCGGTCTTCATGGGCGTACGCGCTTTCTCCGCCGCAGACACCGTGATGCAGGGGGCGGCGTCGGCGAGCAGCTCCTGATCCGCCCCTTCCTGCATACGCACACGTGAAACACCAGAGGAGCAAACTGCATCGACTTCGGGCCGTGCCGCCACTAGGGGGCCGCCAAAAGCAATTCAAAGACAACGGAGACTGATGTATTAGGgacaacaagaaaacaaatgtttttattttttttttaactaaggtttggcatatttttacataattttaagACTGACATTTAGGTACAGTGAACATCATACATTGCAGGCGGAGTACGTTCCAGATCCATGTGTTAGTAtgtgcctttaaaaaaagatgggcctggtgtgagtgtctgggtgtgagctgtggctgacagcagctcctaTGTGAGCAAGCTCcttgtgtttacatttgatattttactagcattcaataaacagctgaaaagtgcatGAGCGACCGTGGTTCTCCTTCCCCACacgcgagggcattacagtgatatccgttaaaaaaaaaaaaaaaaaaaaaaaaaacgatcgctAAAAACCGCAATTCACGCGATCCCTCAGTAGGAAGTTCGTACCAGCGTCTCGCTCTCTGACAGCGCCTCGTCCAGAATGCGGCTGCGAGATGTTTTCATCTTGTCCACGGGAGGCGGCTCCCCCTGTTGGCCGAAGAGTGCACATCAGATGACATCGACACACAAAGAGCCTGCGAAGAGCCCCATCCTAACGTACCGGACTCAGAGTGTCCCGGCCCAAACTGCCTTTGCTGTTCAGACTCCCGATCTCCGTCTGGGAGCTGGACTGAGACATCCCCTCAAAGAAGGGCCTGCACATAAAGAGCATTTCAAAAAATAGTTGCACACCCCTGGTCGAAACGTATCACTCCAACGTACTCCTTGACAGCAATGCATTACTTTCCTATGACATCTTACAGTGTTTACGAAAGCAGAACGAAAAGGCCAGTCACATGGGTGAAAGGTGAACCACTCATATGAAGGCGTTATTAATGAAGTCCAGCAGGGGA is part of the Phyllopteryx taeniolatus isolate TA_2022b chromosome 23, UOR_Ptae_1.2, whole genome shotgun sequence genome and encodes:
- the LOC133472704 gene encoding phosphofurin acidic cluster sorting protein 1-like isoform X3 encodes the protein MERGSGGLPQPSKPVSISSNRPVHMNLFATWEVDRSSPSCVPRLFSLTLKKLVLLKELDKDLTSVVVAVKLQGSKRILRSNEIVLSSSGLTETDLQLTFSLQYPHFLKRDANKLQIMLQRRKRYKNRTILGYKTLALGLINMAEVMQHPSEGAQVLGLHSQLKDASLPVAEMRVYSLSSQPIDHEGPKAKMSDRSPDIDNYSEEEEESYSSEQEGSDDPVHGQYLYDEDEEVRKKKPRRKLASNAAITRQPNIKQKFVALLKRFKVTDEVGFGLEHVSREEIQEVEEDLDELYDSLEIYNPSDSGPDVEETDSIMSTPKPKLRPFFEGMSQSSSQTEIGSLNSKGSLGRDTLSPGEPPPVDKMKTSRSRILDEALSESETLEGADQELLADAAPCITVSAAEKARTPMKTGKSESHTVPSPRLEGGHTPSRQKRSSSTPVKAKAPSERANSSDSERSPELGHGTPVLRKAMYDQLNHILLADSALPESLILVNGGDWQGQYVLEQLQVHKQPVVCTCSPAEIHAVLSAILTRIQKFCNCNASMPRAVKVAAVGGQSYLAAILQFFVTQLANKTSDWLNHMRFLVVPLGSHPVAKHLGALDNRYSSSFLDGAWRDVFSRSEAPPTGGQGGRDRVRTLAGRRRRGGRRRELGRPLLVPSLPRLPRRDDQGSGHSPLVPLHGKRRRAGESRHVARRGRHRPTGGLLAGVAGREEAGRRAARRGVQEHAEERLPLAAGQQAAGRGRRRGRRASRRSSQHHGHDGGDQGEEQKSGHHLPGKEAQRERGGLQESGDRRHQSPHLLGQAAADHPKSVRRWRRVERRQVLPAGRPVADSCQVPSCRTFRLHQALLLGGGGGPPGTLA
- the LOC133472704 gene encoding phosphofurin acidic cluster sorting protein 1-like isoform X1, coding for MERGSGGLPQPSKPVSISSNRPVHMNLFATWEVDRSSPSCVPRLFSLTLKKLVLLKELDKDLTSVVVAVKLQGSKRILRSNEIVLSSSGLTETDLQLTFSLQYPHFLKRDANKLQIMLQRRKRYKNRTILGYKTLALGLINMAEVMQHPSEGAQVLGLHSQLKDASLPVAEMRVYSLSSQPIDHEGPKAKMSDRSPDIDNYSEEEEESYSSEQEGSDDPVHGQYLYDEDEEVRKKKPRRKLASNAAITRQPNIKQKFVALLKRFKVTDEVGFGLEHVSREEIQEVEEDLDELYDSLEIYNPSDSGPDVEETDSIMSTPKPKLRPFFEGMSQSSSQTEIGSLNSKGSLGRDTLSPGEPPPVDKMKTSRSRILDEALSESETLEGADQELLADAAPCITVSAAEKARTPMKTGKSESHTVPSPRLEGGHTPSRQKRSSSTPVKAKAPSERANSSDSERSPELGHGTPVLRKAMYDQLNHILLADSALPESLILVNGGDWQGQYVLEQLQVHKQPVVCTCSPAEIHAVLSAILTRIQKFCNCNASMPRAVKVAAVGGQSYLAAILQFFVTQLANKTSDWLNHMRFLVVPLGSHPVAKHLGALDNRYSSSFLDGAWRDVFSRSEAPPTDQLDVAGRIAQYIGGATLTHHLPIAEAMLTCKHRTREEDSYQKFIPFVGVSARSSFALKRRPSVWVTSLPVLQVVKVGVIESGPSLAGDAEEGVAVSLAVPSSSPPSHGSPAGMIKEAATPPSSPSMGNVAVQGSPGMSHGVDAIGLQVDYWLASLAEKRREGERRDAACKNTLKSAFRSLQVSRLPGGGAGGAGEPHGVQVSTMAMTVVTKEKNKKVATIFLGKKPKEREVDSKSQVIEGISRLICSAKQQQTILKVSVDGVEWNDVKFFQLAAQWPTHVKYLPVGLFGYTKPSS
- the LOC133472704 gene encoding phosphofurin acidic cluster sorting protein 1-like isoform X2 — protein: MERGSGGLPQPSKPVSISSNRPVHMNLFATWEVDRSSPSCVPRLFSLTLKKLVLLKELDKDLTSVVVAVKLQGSKRILRSNEIVLSSSGLTETDLQLTFSLQYPHFLKRDANKLQIMLQRRKRYKNRTILGYKTLALGLINMAEVMQHPSEGAQVLGLHSQLKDASLPVAEMRVYSLSSQPIDHEGPKAKMSDRSPDIDNYSEEEEESYSSEQEGSDDPVHGQYLYDEDEEVRKKKPRRKLASNAAITRQPNIKQKFVALLKRFKVTDEVGFGLEHVSREEIQEVEEDLDELYDSLEIYNPSDSGPDVEETDSIMSTPKPKLRPFFEGMSQSSSQTEIGSLNSKGSLGRDTLSPGEPPPVDKMKTSRSRILDEALSESETLEGADQELLADAAPCITVSAAEKARTPMKTGKSESHTVPSPRLEGGHTPSRQKRSSSTPVKAKAPSERANSSDSERSPELGHGTPVLRKAMYDQLNHILLADSALPESLILVNGGDWQGQYVLEQLQVHKQPVVCTCSPAEIHAVLSAILTRIQKFCNCNASMPRAVKVAAVGGQSYLAAILQFFVTQLANKTSDWLNHMRFLVVPLGSHPVAKHLGALDNRYSSSFLDGAWRDVFSRSEAPPTDQLDVAGRIAQYIGGATLTHHLPIAEAMLTCKHRTREEDSYQKFIPFVGVVKVGVIESGPSLAGDAEEGVAVSLAVPSSSPPSHGSPAGMIKEAATPPSSPSMGNVAVQGSPGMSHGVDAIGLQVDYWLASLAEKRREGERRDAACKNTLKSAFRSLQVSRLPGGGAGGAGEPHGVQVSTMAMTVVTKEKNKKVATIFLGKKPKEREVDSKSQVIEGISRLICSAKQQQTILKVSVDGVEWNDVKFFQLAAQWPTHVKYLPVGLFGYTKPSS